Proteins encoded in a region of the Haloarchaeobius salinus genome:
- a CDS encoding HAD family hydrolase, giving the protein MTTYDAILFDNDGVLVDPPAHADQVAAIRDAFDELGIESPDDAHLSALTAGVTPELLAELERTYGVDREALWDARERHDERSQFEAFRAGRRDSYDDATAVADIAQPCGLVSNNHHTTVEFVLDRFDFGEQFETYYGRPMTIGSISLKKPNTHYLDRALADLGGGSALYVGDSESDVVAAERAGMDSVFVRREHSRDVELSTDPTYEVETLHAVRDIANDAV; this is encoded by the coding sequence GTGACGACCTACGACGCGATCCTCTTCGACAACGACGGCGTGCTGGTGGACCCGCCGGCCCACGCGGACCAGGTGGCTGCCATCCGCGACGCCTTCGACGAGCTCGGCATCGAGTCGCCCGACGATGCACACCTCTCGGCGCTCACGGCCGGTGTGACGCCCGAACTCCTCGCGGAGCTGGAACGCACCTACGGCGTGGACCGGGAGGCGCTGTGGGACGCCCGGGAGCGCCACGACGAGCGGTCGCAGTTCGAGGCGTTCCGCGCGGGCCGACGCGACAGCTACGACGATGCGACGGCGGTGGCCGACATCGCCCAGCCCTGCGGACTGGTGAGCAACAACCACCACACGACGGTCGAGTTCGTGCTCGACCGGTTCGACTTCGGCGAGCAGTTCGAGACGTACTACGGCCGGCCGATGACCATCGGGAGCATCTCGCTGAAGAAGCCGAACACGCACTACCTCGACCGGGCGCTGGCGGACCTCGGCGGGGGGTCGGCGCTGTACGTCGGCGACAGCGAGAGCGACGTGGTGGCGGCCGAGCGCGCCGGGATGGACTCGGTGTTCGTCCGGCGCGAGCACAGCCGGGACGTCGAGCTGTCGACCGACCCGACCTACGAGGTGGAGACGCTGCACGCGGTGCGGGACATCGCGAACGACGCGGTGTGA
- a CDS encoding aminotransferase class I/II-fold pyridoxal phosphate-dependent enzyme yields MTERGFDLADRVAARHDADLYRDIAPVDRVAERSYFAPDPGRDLPVLDGEEHLVFAANNYLGLTQHDRVQEAAAQATEVVGTGAGASRLLTGDTLVHRDLERRLAEVKRTDRALVFSSGYAANVGTIAALSPDVVFSDEYNHASIVDGCRLSGADVVVFDHRDADDLRRRMADRAGSDPGAAADESWLVVTDSVSSMDGTVAPLAEVCDAVEAFGAWLMVDEAHATGLHVDGGGIVQREGLEERVHVQLGTLSKALASQGGYVAGSEPLIEHLVNEARSFVFSTGLAPPAAAAASEALHLARHGECRDRLWSNVGQLRNGLESVGYEICGDTQILPIVVGDPADALALERAVRERGIVARAIRPPTVPEGTSRIRVAPMATHSRSDVEHCIEAFRAAGEAVGLL; encoded by the coding sequence ATGACCGAGCGCGGGTTCGACCTCGCCGACCGCGTCGCCGCCCGACACGATGCCGACCTCTACCGCGACATCGCACCGGTCGACCGGGTCGCAGAGCGCAGCTACTTCGCGCCCGACCCCGGTCGTGACCTCCCCGTCCTCGACGGCGAGGAGCACCTCGTCTTCGCCGCGAACAACTACCTCGGCCTGACCCAGCACGACCGCGTGCAGGAGGCCGCCGCCCAGGCCACCGAGGTCGTCGGGACGGGTGCCGGTGCGAGCCGGCTCCTCACGGGCGACACGCTCGTCCACCGCGACCTCGAACGCCGCCTCGCCGAGGTCAAACGCACCGACCGGGCGCTGGTGTTCTCCTCCGGATACGCCGCGAACGTCGGGACCATCGCCGCGCTCTCGCCCGACGTGGTGTTCTCCGACGAGTACAACCACGCGAGCATCGTCGACGGCTGCCGGCTCTCCGGGGCCGACGTCGTCGTCTTCGACCACCGCGACGCCGACGACCTCCGGCGACGGATGGCCGACCGCGCCGGCTCGGACCCCGGGGCGGCCGCGGACGAGTCGTGGCTCGTCGTCACCGACTCGGTGTCCTCGATGGACGGCACCGTCGCGCCGCTCGCCGAGGTCTGCGACGCCGTCGAGGCGTTCGGCGCGTGGCTCATGGTCGACGAGGCGCACGCGACCGGCCTGCACGTCGACGGCGGCGGCATCGTCCAGCGCGAGGGGCTCGAAGAGCGCGTCCACGTCCAGCTGGGAACGCTCTCGAAGGCGCTGGCAAGCCAGGGGGGCTACGTCGCCGGGAGCGAGCCCCTGATAGAGCACCTCGTCAACGAGGCGCGGTCGTTCGTCTTCTCGACGGGGCTGGCCCCGCCGGCCGCCGCGGCCGCCAGCGAGGCGCTCCACCTCGCGCGACACGGCGAGTGTCGCGACCGTCTCTGGTCGAACGTCGGCCAGCTTCGCAACGGGCTCGAATCGGTGGGCTACGAGATCTGTGGGGACACGCAGATCCTCCCCATCGTCGTCGGCGACCCGGCGGACGCGCTCGCACTGGAACGTGCGGTCAGAGAGCGCGGCATCGTCGCGCGCGCCATCCGACCGCCGACCGTGCCCGAGGGGACGAGCCGCATCCGCGTCGCACCGATGGCGACGCACTCCCGAAGCGACGTCGAGCACTGCATCGAGGCGTTCCGCGCCGCCGGCGAGGCGGTCGGGCTGCTGTGA
- a CDS encoding arylamine N-acetyltransferase family protein — protein MDTDRYLERIGVDPTTVTPGAIDLDTVARLQHAHVGAVPFENLAIVGDPFDDATDGEGVVLDLGHIHEKVVERRLGGYCFELNGLFGWLLGELGVDTHRVAARVVGDDGTGRPPANHHTNVVTFDRRFLVDVGMGIPTMRRPLPVDGEVVTDSAGVAWRVVESDRPDETHLTQYRRPGEAAWRDRYLFTDVPRELSYFEATCDYLQSAPESPFTGEPVVSVATDTGHVKLKRDTLVRYEGNERSEEPVAAEDWHDVLARRFGLQYRTA, from the coding sequence ATGGACACCGACCGCTACCTCGAACGCATCGGGGTCGACCCCACGACCGTCACCCCCGGGGCCATCGACCTCGACACCGTCGCTCGCCTTCAGCACGCCCACGTCGGGGCGGTCCCGTTCGAGAACCTCGCCATCGTCGGCGACCCCTTCGACGACGCGACCGACGGCGAGGGCGTCGTGCTCGACCTCGGGCACATCCACGAGAAGGTGGTCGAGCGCCGGCTGGGCGGCTACTGCTTCGAGCTGAACGGGCTGTTCGGCTGGCTGCTCGGCGAACTCGGCGTCGACACGCACCGGGTCGCGGCGCGGGTCGTCGGTGACGACGGCACCGGTCGACCACCGGCGAACCACCACACCAACGTCGTCACGTTCGACCGGCGCTTCCTCGTCGACGTGGGGATGGGCATCCCGACGATGCGCCGGCCACTCCCCGTCGACGGCGAGGTCGTGACCGACAGCGCGGGCGTCGCCTGGCGCGTCGTCGAGAGCGACCGCCCCGACGAGACGCACCTGACCCAGTACCGCAGGCCGGGCGAAGCGGCGTGGCGGGACCGCTACCTGTTCACCGACGTCCCCCGCGAACTGTCCTACTTCGAGGCGACCTGTGACTACCTCCAGAGTGCGCCGGAGTCGCCGTTCACCGGCGAGCCCGTCGTCAGCGTCGCGACCGACACGGGTCACGTGAAGCTGAAGCGGGACACGCTCGTCCGGTACGAGGGCAACGAGCGCTCCGAGGAGCCCGTGGCAGCCGAGGACTGGCACGACGTGCTTGCACGGCGGTTCGGCCTGCAGTACCGGACGGCGTGA
- a CDS encoding MFS transporter codes for MATDESVVRRYYLFRATNSAGFYLPISVLYLLDQGFGLAFVALVQATFSLAMLAAEIPSGYLGDRIGRRASLAVGSLLRAAGMAGYAFVDTPIGFVAMQVVWATGWAFRSGTGDAWLYELLARTCDDDEFARIKGRGSTVLLLTSAVAAIAGGVLYGVAYELPFLLSAALAVSGVPVLYTFPSIRVDEEDADVFTVREAVQMLRVQASRESVRWLVAYVALFYGLFGLARMVEQPALDALGLPVAGLGVVFAAFKLVSAGAASTAGWFEERLGARGVLGLLVPLFAVAFVLGALFPVFLVPTFFLYRSARSVVQPVQNQYLNDRLADVGRATVLSGVSMVLSLSSGLLKLALGGIAERLGPLAFLPRAGAVLVVAASILWILTRPVRSGEGSGSGQPAGATPSD; via the coding sequence ATGGCGACGGACGAATCGGTCGTGCGGCGGTACTACCTGTTCCGCGCGACGAACTCTGCCGGCTTCTACCTGCCCATCAGCGTCCTCTACCTGCTGGACCAGGGGTTCGGGCTGGCGTTCGTCGCGCTGGTGCAGGCGACGTTCTCACTCGCGATGCTGGCCGCCGAGATCCCCTCGGGGTACCTCGGCGACCGAATCGGCCGGCGGGCCAGTCTGGCCGTCGGCAGTCTGCTCCGGGCGGCGGGGATGGCGGGCTACGCGTTCGTGGACACGCCCATCGGGTTCGTCGCGATGCAGGTCGTCTGGGCGACGGGCTGGGCGTTCCGCTCGGGCACGGGCGACGCCTGGCTCTACGAGCTGCTCGCCCGCACCTGCGACGACGACGAGTTCGCCCGCATCAAGGGCCGGGGCAGCACCGTGTTGCTCCTCACCTCGGCGGTGGCGGCCATCGCCGGCGGGGTCCTCTACGGCGTCGCCTACGAGCTCCCGTTCCTGCTCAGCGCGGCGCTCGCGGTCTCCGGCGTCCCGGTGCTGTACACGTTCCCGTCCATCCGGGTCGACGAGGAGGACGCCGACGTGTTCACGGTGCGGGAGGCGGTCCAGATGCTCCGCGTGCAGGCCAGCCGTGAGAGCGTCCGCTGGCTGGTCGCCTACGTCGCGCTGTTCTACGGGCTGTTCGGACTCGCCCGGATGGTAGAACAGCCGGCGCTGGACGCGCTCGGGCTGCCGGTCGCCGGCCTCGGCGTCGTCTTCGCGGCGTTCAAGCTCGTCTCCGCCGGGGCGGCCTCGACGGCGGGCTGGTTCGAGGAGCGCCTCGGCGCGCGCGGCGTGCTCGGACTGCTCGTCCCGCTGTTCGCCGTGGCGTTCGTCCTCGGGGCGCTGTTCCCCGTGTTCCTCGTCCCGACGTTCTTCCTCTACCGGAGCGCCCGGTCGGTCGTCCAGCCGGTCCAGAACCAGTACCTGAACGACCGGCTCGCGGACGTGGGGCGTGCGACGGTCCTCTCGGGGGTCTCGATGGTCCTGTCGCTCTCGAGCGGCCTGTTGAAGCTCGCGCTGGGCGGCATCGCGGAGCGGCTGGGGCCGCTCGCGTTCCTCCCTCGTGCGGGTGCGGTCCTCGTGGTCGCCGCCAGCATCCTCTGGATCCTCACGCGACCGGTCCGAAGTGGTGAGGGCTCCGGGAGCGGTCAGCCCGCAGGAGCGACGCCTTCGGATTGA
- a CDS encoding replication factor C large subunit: MADWTEKYRPSTLSEVRGNDKARDELRKWAETWDDHREAAIVHGSPGVGKTSAAHALANDMDWPVMELNASDSRTADDIERFAGRASKNQTLGGAGGRQLLVVDEADNFHGNSDYGGSREVTRIVKEANQPMVLIANEFYDMSNSLRNACREIEFRDVSRRSIVPVLRDICRQEGIEYEDDALDKIARETSGDLRSAVNDLQALAERNERLTVDDVVTGERDRTEGIFDFLDDVIKHKSAEEALYASYDVDETPDDLLNWVEDNVPKDYRGDELADAYGFLSNADRWLGRVRATQDYSFWRYATDNVAAGVAASRRHDHGGWTRYGPPSYWSKLGRSKATRNRRDAIARKIAEMGGFSMATARREVMPFLAEMTHHCKPRELTVRMTMVYDLDAAGVSFVTGSGEDTNKVQGIVEEAQERRDDAVVENAGGAFAEFESDDVDGETDDDGAAGDEDVGDDGQATLGGSADGGDDEPAATDGTDTETDETDDGQSGLDDWM; the protein is encoded by the coding sequence ATGGCAGACTGGACGGAGAAGTACCGCCCATCGACGCTCTCGGAGGTGCGCGGGAACGACAAGGCCCGCGACGAGCTCCGGAAGTGGGCGGAGACGTGGGACGACCACCGCGAGGCCGCCATCGTCCACGGCTCGCCGGGGGTGGGCAAGACCTCGGCGGCGCACGCGCTGGCCAACGACATGGACTGGCCGGTGATGGAGCTGAACGCGAGCGACTCCCGGACCGCGGACGACATCGAGCGCTTCGCCGGCCGGGCGTCGAAGAACCAGACGCTCGGCGGGGCGGGCGGCCGGCAGCTGCTCGTCGTGGACGAGGCGGACAACTTCCACGGGAACAGCGACTACGGCGGCTCCCGGGAGGTGACCCGCATCGTCAAGGAGGCGAACCAGCCGATGGTGCTCATCGCGAACGAGTTCTACGACATGAGCAACAGCCTCCGGAACGCCTGCCGCGAGATCGAGTTCCGCGACGTCTCCCGGCGCTCCATCGTCCCCGTCCTGCGCGACATCTGTCGCCAGGAGGGCATCGAGTACGAGGACGACGCGCTCGACAAGATCGCCCGGGAGACCAGCGGCGACCTCCGCTCGGCGGTGAACGACCTGCAGGCGCTCGCCGAGCGGAACGAGCGGCTCACCGTCGACGACGTGGTGACGGGCGAGCGCGACCGCACGGAGGGCATCTTCGACTTCCTCGACGACGTCATCAAGCACAAGTCCGCCGAGGAGGCGCTGTACGCGTCCTACGACGTGGACGAGACGCCGGACGACCTGCTCAACTGGGTCGAGGACAACGTCCCGAAGGACTACCGCGGCGACGAGCTGGCCGACGCGTACGGCTTCCTCTCGAACGCCGACCGCTGGCTCGGGCGCGTGCGGGCCACGCAGGACTACTCGTTCTGGCGCTACGCGACGGACAACGTCGCCGCGGGGGTCGCGGCCTCGCGCCGGCACGACCACGGCGGCTGGACCCGCTACGGCCCGCCGTCGTACTGGTCGAAGCTCGGGCGCTCGAAGGCCACCCGAAACAGGCGGGACGCAATCGCCCGGAAGATCGCCGAGATGGGCGGGTTCAGCATGGCGACGGCCCGGCGCGAGGTGATGCCGTTCCTCGCGGAGATGACCCACCACTGCAAGCCCCGCGAGCTCACCGTCCGGATGACGATGGTGTACGACCTCGACGCCGCGGGGGTATCGTTCGTCACGGGGAGCGGCGAGGACACGAACAAGGTGCAGGGCATCGTCGAGGAGGCCCAGGAGCGCCGCGACGACGCCGTCGTCGAGAACGCCGGCGGCGCGTTCGCCGAGTTCGAGTCCGACGACGTGGACGGAGAGACGGACGACGATGGGGCCGCGGGCGACGAGGATGTCGGTGACGACGGACAGGCGACGCTCGGCGGGTCGGCCGACGGGGGGGACGACGAACCGGCGGCCACGGACGGAACTGACACTGAGACTGACGAAACAGATGACGGACAGTCCGGACTCGACGACTGGATGTAG
- a CDS encoding NADPH-dependent FMN reductase: MRRNVHVLGLSGSLRDDSGTRTAIRRALAAADAAGATTELLDLREYDLPPRDGDDADAGDAAILRERVAAADAVLLGSPVYHGSYASPLKTALDYCGSDEFDGTTVGLLAVAGGSYPTPTLEHMRAVARAVGAWTLPLQVGIGDAGSAFAGGDLVDEDLGERVDRLGEELVAYAGVDSYPTTVSEPFDPVAGV; encoded by the coding sequence ATGAGACGGAACGTACACGTGCTCGGGCTCTCCGGGAGTCTGCGCGACGACAGCGGTACGCGAACGGCGATACGACGGGCCCTCGCGGCGGCGGACGCGGCGGGTGCCACGACGGAACTGCTCGACCTCCGCGAGTACGACCTCCCGCCCCGGGACGGCGACGACGCCGACGCCGGGGATGCAGCCATCCTCCGCGAGCGGGTCGCGGCCGCCGACGCCGTGCTGCTGGGCTCGCCGGTGTACCACGGCTCGTACGCCTCGCCGCTGAAGACCGCACTCGACTACTGCGGCTCGGACGAGTTCGACGGGACCACCGTGGGCCTGCTGGCGGTCGCGGGCGGAAGCTACCCGACGCCGACGCTCGAGCACATGCGGGCGGTCGCGCGGGCGGTCGGCGCGTGGACGCTCCCCCTGCAGGTCGGTATCGGCGACGCGGGCTCGGCGTTCGCGGGCGGCGATCTCGTGGACGAGGACCTCGGCGAACGCGTGGACCGACTCGGCGAGGAGCTGGTCGCCTACGCGGGCGTGGACTCGTACCCGACGACCGTCTCCGAGCCGTTCGACCCGGTGGCGGGGGTCTGA